In Xiphophorus couchianus chromosome 8, X_couchianus-1.0, whole genome shotgun sequence, the following proteins share a genomic window:
- the tmem267 gene encoding transmembrane protein 267 encodes MQGFYSKLNSSPSSSPLLGVGLRADGARVPLSLAVEAEKAQALLQTFSSASLLASAGLGVFCVVADHALQLSAIQQHLWLRAALDNATHGLVGLWSWAVVIGLRKKSDLYEVLLAGLLASIIDLDHFYMAGSLSLKAAVSLPQRPPLHCSSLIPVICLTLRFLMWLGRLKDAWCSLPWMLFISMTSHHVRDAVRHGLWVCPFGNTAPVPYWLYVSTTATLPHLCSVLMYLTGTRDVISTKHGVAIDV; translated from the exons ATGCAAGGCTTTTACTCCAAGCTCAACTCGTCCCCCTCCTCGTCTCCCCTGCTGGGGGTGGGCCTCAGGGCGGACGGCGCTCGGGTGCCTCTGAGCTTGGCCGTGGAGGCGGAGAAGGCCCAGGCGCTCCTGCAGACTTTCAGCTCCGCCTCTCTGTTGGCTTCAGCCGGACTCGGGGTGTTCTGTGTGGTGGCGGATCACGCGCTCCAGCTGTCTGCCATACAGCAGCACCTGTGGCTGCGTGCTGCCTTGGACAACGCCACACACGGATTGGTGGGGCTGTGGTCATGGGCTGTTGTGATTGGACTGAGGAAAAAGAGTGATTTATATGAAGTGCTGCTGGCGGGCCTTCTGGCATCCATTATAGACTTGGACCATTTCTACATGGCTGGATCTCTGTCTCTCAAG GCTGCCGTGTCGCTGCCCCAGCGGCCTCCTCTCCACTGCTCCTCTCTTATCCCCGTAATCTGCCTCACCCTCCGCTTCCTGATGTGGCTTGGCCGCCTCAAAGACGCTTGGTGCTCCTTGCCATGGATGCTCTTCATTTCCATGACGTCTCACCACGTGCGGGACGCCGTGCGCCATGGCCTGTGGGTGTGCCCGTTCGGCAACACGGCACCCGTCCCCTACTGGCTGTACGTCAGCACCACGGCGACACTTCCGCACCTGTGCTCTGTGCTCATGTACCTGACGGGAACCAGGGACGTGATCTCGACCAAACATGGCGTTGCGATTGACGTGTAG